From the Argentina anserina chromosome 3, drPotAnse1.1, whole genome shotgun sequence genome, the window TGTTGATTTACATGCTggaaatgaaaacattttGACTTTTAGAGTTTAAGGGTGTCTCTTTTTATCCTATGCAGTCCACAGCTCCACatgcaacatatatattagcGCAGTGGCGATCCAGCCCGGGGCTCGGAGCCCAtgacagaagaagaaaaagatggTGAGATGGACTGATTTTTGTATGTGACTAGGGTGAATGGGTGATCCACCTTCTTCACATTCACTCTCATTTTTCAGGTACGCTATCGCCTCCTATTTGCCgctatttcaattttaatttgATTGATTCCAAAGTTCATATGAATTAGTTTTTGTAGTTGTGTATAACTTATTGCATCgaattgaaatttgaagtttgtttacattatttatgaTTTAGTTTTGACAATCATGAGATAAAGTTTTGTGTACATTGTATGGTTGAATCTCATCTTTTATGTAAATtgtcaaaaaaataattttaccttcggtcaAATTTGAAACCCTCCCTAGATTCTAATCTTAGGTATCATCACCAATGTTGGTCGTATTGATGGATAGTGCACCATTAATTGCTTGCCTATATTCTCATTCTACTACTCATGACTTGCTCTAATGCAGGATACAATTGATCGATCGAGCAATTGCTAATTGTAGCGTGTAAATGTTCTCGGCCAACACTGTATTGTTGCACGATAAAATTCTTGCCATTGGACATTTCTccttaattataaataaatgcattttcttattttgtaaTTGCGATTGTGTATAATGGGGTAACAGTAAGGCAAGTAATGCCTAATTCTCTTGATTCACAGGTTGACTTTGACAGCTTTTTGGCCGTCAAACTCAGAAGCCGAAATGAGTTTTGTTAACTTTCCAAACCAATCAAGGAGGCAGCACCAACAGCAGCAGCCAGCACCACTACAGCTTTAGACTTTTAGGATTTGATTCTTATTCAAATGAATATGTACCCGACATTAACTATGCGCGCCTCTGCTTGCTAAATAAAACAACGACCCTCGTCGACTTCTGGCATGTAATCTAACCAGGGTAATTAGAGGAAATGAGGAATGGTTAGACATAAAAGTGGCGGATCTATTCAAAGACCAAAGGTTtggcttgtatatatatttttatttatgaaaGTCGATACAAATGAATTCATGGGTTATTAAAACTAATGGCACCCCCATAACTAGTTATATGCACACATTATTCTCTAGTAGCTAAAGCCCTCTTAGAGCATCTTTAATAATACTAGggatattttaattaatttcatcAAAATAGCTTAAAAGTCATTTTAGTTAGTTAATTTAGAAATTTTGGCTACAtcaatttctctattttagctttatttgaatttaaaatatttattacatgcctaaaaatatttttaatttgttcATAAATTAAACTATCTCGCTAGCAAGGATGGATCTACTCAGTAGGCTGTATGAGCTTAAGTCCAGACGAAAATATTTTGGTATAATTACTTTATGTGCATAAGTTACAATCATCTTTGTTGGCTCAGTTGGTTGAGTACTTGTATAACAAACCTGGTGGCCTGGGTTCAATTCCGGCCATTCTtctctttttaaaaaaaaaaatttattttgatttcttaCCATATCTTCAACAGTATTCTTacttttcttcttattttctttccatTTTCTTCTCCATCCTATGAAATATGATTTTAATGAGAATATTCAAAATTCCTTAATTGTAAGTTTATcatttgatttcaaatatacAAAATTGACAAAAACGTTATTGCATTAGCAACTCTTATTAGCCTAGACGAAAATCTAATCATAGATCCATCACTGCTCATTAGACAAATTTATTGAGTAAGATAGCTTAAAGTTGAAACAAAGTTATAATAGAGAGTGGTACAAccattaatttttataaaaaattaaacatgcTCTTTAAAGATGTTGTTAACCATAACTCTTTACCCGTTGTGCATGCGGATTTCTTGCTATATAGTTCGCAAGAAATTTATCATGTTTTCTGGACAAATAACTACACCTACTCAACTCACAAGCGATTCTCATCCTAATATAATTAGGGAGGTGCCACAATTCCCTCTCCAAATGAAAGTTGTGTGCGTGGTGGAGATGGTGCTTTGATTAGCAAAGAAATCACCAAGAAGACGGGGAGACTGTCTCTGTCTCAAGGGAGAGAATGATGGTCGATCAGTACGTGGGCAGTGGCACGTAAGAAGCCCTAACCCTTAATTATGAGGCCATATTCTTATCACAAGGGGAGACTCTCCCATCGATTGTTGACAAATTCGCCATCTCGGTAATTCTAGAACATTCTCTgatataattttttctttttcgattCTGATTGGGAATTCTAGTAGTTGTAGATTCACTTGGCTGAACAGAAAACACTTTCCTTGTTGTACAAGGTATGTAAACCCTATAAATACCCGTCTAATACGAGAGAAAATTATATAGATCTTGGTTACTGATCGAGCTGCACACTAAGGCACAAGCTTATCATCGATCATGGCCTCGAAGCGCATCCTGAAGGAACTCAAGGATTTAGAGAGGGATCCTCCGACTAATTGCAGCGCCGGTCCGTTGGCGGCAGACAACATGTTTAATTGGCAAGCGACGATTATAGGACCCGCTGATAGCCCATATGCCAATGGTGTATTCCAGGttaccataaacttccctcctGATTATCCTTTCAAACCTCCCAAGGTTGCATTCAAGACGAAGGTCTTCCACCCCAATGTCAATAACAACGGAAGCATATGCCTTGATATTCTTAAAGAACAATGGAGTCCAGCCTTAACGGTCTCTAAGGTGTTGCTATCGATCTGCTCCTTGTTGACGGATCCTAATCCTGATGACCCCCTCGTGCCGGATATCGCCCATATGTATAAAACCGATCGAGCCAAGTACGAAGCGACTGCCCGTAGCTATACTCAGAAGTACGCAGTTTAGttacatattatatattggGGGAATCCGCCTTTTCTCTTTTATAGGAATTTATTCATACTCTTTCTATGTTTTCGTTACATTCTGAAAGGACTGAATAGGTCTGAATTAGTAATGTTGGTgttattcttttgctttgaTGATGTTGGTTAAACAGTGTTcagtgttgtagtatttttcATACTGCAATAgcaaattttacatttacacTTGCGTCTCCTATTTCTGTTCTTTTTTGTTCGGATGAGAGGAATTTTTTCATTCAAAGGTTGGCTTGAAATTAATAGATGTCCAAAGCGATTCTGTCATTCTTATTACTAGTTCCAAACTTCCAATAGAGAGGAGCTaatttcttgaagttgagctATATATGGATGATTATAAGGAGTATTATCTATTGAATATAGCTCACCATTGAGACATGAGTCATCATCGGTGTGGAGACTGGGGTGGCCACAAATTCGGGGGTGATGCTTCATAGCAAAGGGTGTGTTTACGTTGATGAATAAGATGCTGAAATACCCAGTTTAATTGGGCCTAGAACGTGCCCAAATCATatcgttttttcttttttatatcttGCCCAAAAAGTTTTGCAGACATAACCGCCTTAACCGGAGACGTGCAAAGAATGCCATGTACAAATTCACTGCGCACTTCCTCGCTACTCAGTAGGGCCGGGCTCATTATTTAGTATGgtcaaatatatttttaatagttTTATTCGTTAAAAATTACTAGTACGtgaaataatatattatttaatttcatttataataTATCGTACACCATATTTTTCATATGCTTAATCGAATTCAGAGATAAAGTTGATA encodes:
- the LOC126789506 gene encoding ubiquitin-conjugating enzyme E2 28-like, which produces MASKRILKELKDLERDPPTNCSAGPLAADNMFNWQATIIGPADSPYANGVFQVTINFPPDYPFKPPKVAFKTKVFHPNVNNNGSICLDILKEQWSPALTVSKVLLSICSLLTDPNPDDPLVPDIAHMYKTDRAKYEATARSYTQKYAV